CGAGATTACCGAAGAGTTGGAAGAATTTACGCCGGCCCGCTAGCCGGCTGTTGAGAATGAATGTCGTGGCCCCAGTGGGAATAGTGCGAGCCTCTCTTGCCTGCCCCTCCTTCGTAAGGAGGGGCTAGGGGAGGTCGAGTTCGCCGGCAGCCATTACCGGTGCGGTAATTCGTGAGTCATACGGCCGCCCTGAGGCTCTACCCCTCCTCACCTCCCCTTACAAGGGGGAGGAAGAGAAAAGACGACGACCAGTAACCTTTGCCACGAATCAGTCCGTCGCCTCAAATCCCCGACGAAGCGTATTTTCGCTGATGACGCGCGACGTCATAAACTGCTGCAGATAGTCGTCGCCTCCGGCCTTTGCCCCGACGCCGGAGAGCCGGTGACCGCCGAACGGTTGACGGCCGACCAGCGCCCCCGTGATCGAGCGATTCACGTACAAGTTCCCGACATCGAATTGCTCGCGAACCAGTGCCAGGTTCGCCGGGCTGCGCGAGTAGATGCCGCCGGTCAGGGCATACGTCGTCGAGTTGGCCATCTCCAGCGCGTCCGTCATGCTGGCCGCTTTCATCACCGCCAGCACCGGGCCGAATATTTCCTCCTGCGCCAGCCGATGGCGCGACACCACATCGGCAAACACGGTCGGTCCGACGAAATGCCCTGGCCCTTCGGTCGATCGACGAATGAGCAGGCGGCCTTCTTGCCGACCCATCGCGATCAACTCCTCGATTCGTCGCTTTGCTCGGGCGTCGATCACCGGCCCCACTTGCGTCCCAGGGTCGAGCGGATCACCGATGGCAAGGCTCATCACCGCGTCATGCAATCGCGAGAGAAATTGGTCATACACACTCTCCAGCACGATCGCTCTCGAACACGCCGAACATTTCTGCCCGGCATATCCTGTAAAGGACGCGACGACGCCCGCGATCGCTTCATCGAGATCCGCCGTGTCATCGACAATGATCGCGTTCTTGCCACCCATCTCGGCGATCACACGCTTCACCGTAGACTGACCAGGCTGCATGGCCGCTGCGCCGGCGATCAACTGCAGACCGACGTCCTTTGAGCCGGTGAAGGCAATGGTCGATATCTCCGGATGCGCGGCCAGCGCCTGACCGATGTCCGGCCCCCCGGGCACGCAGGTCAACGCACCGGACGGGACGCCGGCTTCACGCAGAATGTCGGTCAGCAATCGACCCAGCAGGGGCGACCGTTCGGATGGCTTGAATAACACCGTGTTGCCGGCAACCAACGCCGCGCTCACCATGCCGGCCGGAATCGCGAGGGGAAAATTCCACGGCGCAATCACCGCCGCCACGCCGCGCGGCCCATAGATCCGATGATTCCGTTCCCCAGGGGAATGGCCCAACTGAAGCGGGGAGTCCAACCGGTCCATTTGCCCGGCGTAGAATTCGAGGAAGTCGATAGCCTCTGCCACATCCGCATCCGCCTCCCGCCAGGGCTTGCCGACCTCAATAATTTCCCACGCCGCCAGCTCAGACCGCCGCTCGCGCATGAGCGCCGCCGCGCGCCGCATGATGGCACTGCGCTCCGCGGCAGGCCGTCGCCGCCATTCCGCCGCAGAAGACACAGCCAACGCGACCGCCTTTGCCACGTCGGCATGAGCCGCGCTCTGCACGAGCGCGACGACTTCGTCCGGATGAGCAGGGTTGCGCGACTCCATCAGCGTTCCGGTCAATCGCAATTCCCGATGCGGCGGCTCCCACTTGTCTCCCGTCCGCGCACACACCTTTTTGATCGCCTCTTGCATTGCCGCCCGACTGGCGGCCTTCGAAAAATCCCGATGCGGCTCATTCACAAAATCCTTAGAGCCAGGAGAAGACGCCGCCAAGGGGGAAGGCGAGAGTGCCGGAGGGGCCAAGAGCGTGTTCAATGATTGCGACTCGACATATTCTTTGCGCAGGAAGGATTCGTTCGACGTGTTCTCCAGCAAACGCCTGACGAGATAGGCCATGCCCGGCAGCAGACGCCCGACCGGCGTGTAGAGCCGCACGCGCCGTCCATGGGCTACCATCGCATGCTGGAAGGGTTCGGCCATGCCATAGATCATCTGATACTCAAATGCCTCAGGCGGAACAGCCAGCGATTCCGCCACGGCCTCAATCACGGCCAAGGTCCGAAGATTGTGGGTACCGAAGGCCGGACGAATCAGATCACGGTGCTGGAGTATCAGAGGAATCAGCGCTTCGTAGTTCGCATCCGTCTCGGCTTTCTGCTCAAACAACGGCACCGGCCATCCGGCCTGATGATGGCGAACAGTGTCAGAATCCCAATAAGCTCCCTTCACCAAACGGATGGTGATCGGCGTGCCACGCCGTGCTGTCCAGGTGATCAAGTCGTGGATATCGCGTTCGGTTTCCCGATGGTAGGCCTGCATCGCGACCCCGGCATGGAGAAAGGAGCGGTAGTTCTCTTCTGTAAACAGCCGTCGAAAGATGTCCAAGAGCAGGTCTTTGCTGTCGGCCTGCTCCATATCGAAGATCAATCCGCACGATGTCGCTGCCGCCAGATCCACGATCGGCCGTAAGCGCGCCGCCACCGCGCGATAGGTTCCGTCGGGATCGATGGGATCGAGGCGCGCAGTGAGCGCAGAGATCTTGAGCGAGAGCTGGATCCGGGGCAGAGCGCCCAGATGATCCCGCTCCAAACGCGGAGCAGCGGGCCAGCGCTCCGCCTCCGAGCGCAATTCAGACAACGCCGCCAGACAGCGATCGCGATACTGATCGGCTTCGAGGTTGCTGATCGTCGCCTCACCTAACAAGTCCACGGACCAGGCGCGCCCGTCCTTCCACAATCCCGCGAGAACGGGGAGGGCCTCGGTCACCGAGCCTCCGGCAATAAACGTCCGGGCCATCTGCTCGACTTGATGGCGGATCGATTTTCCGGTGATCGCGGCTCCCAGAGTCGTCGCAGCGAGGGCCTTCATTCCCCACTGCAGCCCGAAGACAGGCCCATGCCTCGCGCCAAAATATTCTTCTGCCAGCGTGACGACCGCCTGGTCAGAGGCGAGCGCGGGGAGCACATCGATGAACCGGAATAACTGCACCTTGAAAGCCGGATCTTTCATCGCCAGATTGATCACGCCTTGCGACCACCAACGGCCCTCAAAGATCGTCGGTGCCCGGCCCGCAGATAATGTCGAGAGGTGAGTTCCGATGCGGAGAACGGCGGATGCAAGTGACGATGTACTCGACGTCATGCGGCCTCCTGAACGATGACCATTCTTGACTCAATCAGTATACGCCGATCGCTCACCGGCTGCCCCTTCCGGGATGCATGACCGCTTCCCAGACTGTCGCGGCCGGAATGAAGAAGCTGTTGTAAAGCATGCGTCATTTGGCTAACATAAATAAATAAGTAATGTTCACCGTAGTCGTGATGGTGGACTGTATGATCCCCAGCTTCAGGAGGATGAATGACTGCACCCGATCAAGCCGTCTCCACTGATTACACTGGTTTTTCGTATATCAATTTTTTATTGTTTTGCGCCGTCGTCGCCGCCACCGTCATTGGGATTCCGCTGTACGGGTACTTTGTCGGATTCACCACCTTCGATTGGATCCTTTCCTTTGTCATGTATGTCGTGACCGGCATGGGGATCACCGTCGGGTATCATCGCCTTGTCTCCCATCAAAGCTTCGAATGTCCTGACTGGGTCAAACGTTGCGCACTGGTTGCCGGGGGATGGGCGCTCCAAAACTCGGCGCTCATCTGGTGTGCCGACCACATTCGCCATCATGCCCGCACGGATACAGACGAAGACCCCTACAATGCCAGCAGGGGCTTCTGGCACAGCCACTGCGGCTGGCTCTTTTACGAAACCCCGCATCGCACCGACAAGTACGAAATCCGGCTTCGCCGAGACCCCGTGATCCTCTGGCAACACCGCTACTATTGGGTGATCGTGGCATCCGGGTTGGCCATCCCCTTTGCCCTCGGCGTGTGGTGGCATCAAGGCTGGATGGGCGGCATCAGCGCCCTGCTGCTCGGCGGGCTCTTCCGCATGTTCATGGTGCTCAACTCCACGTTCACGATCAATTCCCTTTGCCACATGATCGGCAGTCAGCCGCACGGGACACAGGACAGCAGCCGCGACAGCTGGCTGATCTCCTTCGTGAGCTTCGGGGAGGGGTATCACAACTATCATCACACCTATGCGCGCGACTACCGCAACGGACCCAAGTGGTATAACTTTGACCCCTCGAAGTGGATCATCTACACATTGTCGCTGTTCGGATTGGCGACCAATCTGCGCCGGCTCGATCCCTCGGTATTCTAGCCTCGTCTTCAGCTTCCCCAGTCGGGCCATAGCCGCCTATGGTCCGACTGGCCCATTTCCTTTCCCCCAGCCCATCGCTTATGATGGCCGTAGTATTGAGCGTCCATGTCTTTCGGCCACGACCGTAGCCTTGTGAGCCGAACCATCGATATAGCGGAGGACCGATCCATGGCAGATGAACATTCCCACGAAGCGCAGCAAGCCCCGGCGAAAGAGAATTTTATTCCCGGCGTGAAGCATGTCATTGCCGTCAGCAGCGGCAAAGGCGGCGTCGGCAAATCGACGGTCGCCTCAAACCTGGCCTGTGCCCTGGCCCTGACCGGGGCAAAGGTCGGTCTCATGGATGCAGACCTCTACGGCCCCAACATTCCCATGATGATGGGCAGCTCAAAAGGCCCAGAGCAAAAAGACGGCAAGATCGTCCCGGTGGAAAACTACGGGGTAAAACTGATCTCGATGGCCTACCTGGTGCCGGAAGAAGCGCCGCTCGTGTGGCGAGGCCCGATGGTCCATCAATATCTGCAGGCGTTTTTCCGCGACGTATTGTGGGGCAACCTGGACTACCTCCTGCTCGACCTGCCTCCCGGCACCGGAGATGTCCAACTCTCCATCTCGCAAATGGTGCCCCTGGCCGGCGCCATTACCGTGACCACGCCGCAGGAAGTGGCACTCTACGATGTCCGGAAGGGCATGGCGATGTTCCAGAAAGTGAACGTCCCGCTGCTCGGCATCGTCGAAAACATGAGCTCGTTCGTCTGCGGCCATTGCGGCGAACGCACCGACATCTTCTCGCATGGCGGCGGGGAGCGGGCCGCGGAGAAACTGGGCATTCCCTTCCTCGGGCGCATCCCCATCGATCCGGCGATTCGCGACGGCGGCGATTCCGGCCATCCGATCGTGGTAGGCAATCCCGCCTCTCCCCAGGCGGCCGCCTTTCGGGACATAGCTCAAAAGATCATTCACGCGTTAGGCGCGACGGAACAGAGCGGCTCGTCGATCGACAGCCTGCTGAAGAAGATCAAGCAGCCATTTACCAATAGCTAACAGGGCGTCTCACAGCGGAGGAACGGCAATGGGAGATTTCGTACGGGTCGCGGGCAGGGCAGATGTGAAACCCGGGCATGCCATCATCGCGGAAGTCAACGGCAAGACCCTGGCGGTCTTCAATGTCGATGGCACCTTTCACGCGATCGACAATACCTGCGTGCATCGTGGGGGGCCGTTGGGTGAAGGGGACGTCGAAGGCAGCGTCGTGACCTGCCCCTGGCACGGCTGGCAGTTCAATGTTACGACGGGAGAATGCGTCAAGAACCCTGCGGCCAAAGTCGAAGTATATCAAGTCAAAGTCGAGGGCGACGACATCAAGGTCCTCGCATAATTCGCTTACACAGAAAGAGAGCACGATGGCGACCACCACAAAAGATCAGACCGAGATCACCGCGGCCCTGGTGCGGCTTTATGTCTTCCTCGCCCAATATCTCGATCGCTGCTTCGATGAAGCCGCCCGCAAGAGTTACCCGGACTCGGAGCTGCAGGCCCACCTGACAGAGACACGCACACAGCTCATGGAGATTCTCTCTGTGAATCCCGTCGTGAAGAAGAAACTCGAAGAAGACTGCAACCGGATTCTGGCTCTGGGCGCGACGTGCTTGACCTCCGGCGCAGCAGATCCCAAGACCCGTGAATCGATTCAGGCAGAACGGGCAATCCTCAAGAGCAAAACCCTCGCGCTGAGCGACCTCGTCGCCGTGTTTCGCGCGTTGGAATAAGGCCCCGCACGCTATGGGAGAGAGCGGCCTCGATAAACATCAGCTCGCCGGGCTGGATTATCGGGAGAGGGGATTCAACCGCCCCGTTGAATTCGTACGAGCCGGGGAACAGTTTTGCGCCATCTTGCGATATGAAACCATTCGCATCAGTACTGATCCTC
This genomic stretch from Nitrospira sp. harbors:
- a CDS encoding proline dehydrogenase family protein, with the translated sequence MTSSTSSLASAVLRIGTHLSTLSAGRAPTIFEGRWWSQGVINLAMKDPAFKVQLFRFIDVLPALASDQAVVTLAEEYFGARHGPVFGLQWGMKALAATTLGAAITGKSIRHQVEQMARTFIAGGSVTEALPVLAGLWKDGRAWSVDLLGEATISNLEADQYRDRCLAALSELRSEAERWPAAPRLERDHLGALPRIQLSLKISALTARLDPIDPDGTYRAVAARLRPIVDLAAATSCGLIFDMEQADSKDLLLDIFRRLFTEENYRSFLHAGVAMQAYHRETERDIHDLITWTARRGTPITIRLVKGAYWDSDTVRHHQAGWPVPLFEQKAETDANYEALIPLILQHRDLIRPAFGTHNLRTLAVIEAVAESLAVPPEAFEYQMIYGMAEPFQHAMVAHGRRVRLYTPVGRLLPGMAYLVRRLLENTSNESFLRKEYVESQSLNTLLAPPALSPSPLAASSPGSKDFVNEPHRDFSKAASRAAMQEAIKKVCARTGDKWEPPHRELRLTGTLMESRNPAHPDEVVALVQSAAHADVAKAVALAVSSAAEWRRRPAAERSAIMRRAAALMRERRSELAAWEIIEVGKPWREADADVAEAIDFLEFYAGQMDRLDSPLQLGHSPGERNHRIYGPRGVAAVIAPWNFPLAIPAGMVSAALVAGNTVLFKPSERSPLLGRLLTDILREAGVPSGALTCVPGGPDIGQALAAHPEISTIAFTGSKDVGLQLIAGAAAMQPGQSTVKRVIAEMGGKNAIIVDDTADLDEAIAGVVASFTGYAGQKCSACSRAIVLESVYDQFLSRLHDAVMSLAIGDPLDPGTQVGPVIDARAKRRIEELIAMGRQEGRLLIRRSTEGPGHFVGPTVFADVVSRHRLAQEEIFGPVLAVMKAASMTDALEMANSTTYALTGGIYSRSPANLALVREQFDVGNLYVNRSITGALVGRQPFGGHRLSGVGAKAGGDDYLQQFMTSRVISENTLRRGFEATD
- a CDS encoding fatty acid desaturase yields the protein MTAPDQAVSTDYTGFSYINFLLFCAVVAATVIGIPLYGYFVGFTTFDWILSFVMYVVTGMGITVGYHRLVSHQSFECPDWVKRCALVAGGWALQNSALIWCADHIRHHARTDTDEDPYNASRGFWHSHCGWLFYETPHRTDKYEIRLRRDPVILWQHRYYWVIVASGLAIPFALGVWWHQGWMGGISALLLGGLFRMFMVLNSTFTINSLCHMIGSQPHGTQDSSRDSWLISFVSFGEGYHNYHHTYARDYRNGPKWYNFDPSKWIIYTLSLFGLATNLRRLDPSVF
- a CDS encoding Mrp/NBP35 family ATP-binding protein; amino-acid sequence: MADEHSHEAQQAPAKENFIPGVKHVIAVSSGKGGVGKSTVASNLACALALTGAKVGLMDADLYGPNIPMMMGSSKGPEQKDGKIVPVENYGVKLISMAYLVPEEAPLVWRGPMVHQYLQAFFRDVLWGNLDYLLLDLPPGTGDVQLSISQMVPLAGAITVTTPQEVALYDVRKGMAMFQKVNVPLLGIVENMSSFVCGHCGERTDIFSHGGGERAAEKLGIPFLGRIPIDPAIRDGGDSGHPIVVGNPASPQAAAFRDIAQKIIHALGATEQSGSSIDSLLKKIKQPFTNS
- a CDS encoding non-heme iron oxygenase ferredoxin subunit, with product MGDFVRVAGRADVKPGHAIIAEVNGKTLAVFNVDGTFHAIDNTCVHRGGPLGEGDVEGSVVTCPWHGWQFNVTTGECVKNPAAKVEVYQVKVEGDDIKVLA